One Candidatus Binatia bacterium DNA window includes the following coding sequences:
- the lysS gene encoding lysine--tRNA ligase, which yields MTGGAGLVRADASLVVEVETSDLSATRRRKLRELRERGIDPYPNDFRPSDTLAGVRGRFESFSAEELEKRNESVRVAGRIVGWRDFGRAVFLHLQDRTERLQVYVRRDRVGAEAFEAFRFAELGDFLGVEGRVFRTKTGELTVEARTARLLVKALRPLPEKWHGLTDVELRYRQRYLDLVSNPKSRRTFLVRAQVVEEMRRFLRERDFVEVETPVMQPLPGGAAARPFVTHHNALDMDLYLRIAPELYLKRLLVGGFERVFELGRVFRNEGLSTQHNPEFSMLEFYAAYATYEDFMTLTEELFVSLADRVLGTRRFAYGGTELDFEPPWRRLSLPEYVASRLELPAEAVLSLDLPAIEAAAARRGIRVESDYRTRYGEAAAGYLVAELFETLAEPELSQPTFVYLYPVAVSPLARRNARYPEFVDRFELYVAGREIANAFSELNDPEDQRRRFEEQLRVRAAGDEEAHRMDEDFLRALEYGMPPAAGEGIGVDRVVMLFTDSPSIRDVILFPQLRPESR from the coding sequence TAGAGCGGACGCGAGCCTCGTCGTGGAAGTCGAAACGTCCGACCTGAGCGCCACAAGGCGTCGTAAACTCCGAGAACTGCGGGAGCGGGGCATCGATCCGTACCCGAACGACTTCCGGCCCTCGGACACCCTCGCGGGAGTACGCGGGCGCTTCGAGTCCTTTTCCGCCGAGGAGCTGGAGAAAAGGAACGAGTCCGTGCGCGTGGCCGGCCGGATCGTCGGGTGGCGGGACTTCGGCAGGGCGGTGTTCCTGCACCTCCAGGACCGCACCGAGAGACTCCAGGTCTACGTCCGGCGCGACCGGGTGGGAGCGGAGGCTTTCGAGGCGTTCCGGTTCGCGGAACTCGGCGACTTCCTCGGTGTGGAGGGGCGCGTGTTCCGGACGAAGACGGGGGAGCTCACCGTCGAGGCCCGAACGGCTCGGCTGCTGGTGAAGGCGCTGCGGCCCCTGCCCGAGAAGTGGCACGGTCTCACGGACGTCGAGCTCCGCTATCGCCAGCGGTACCTCGACCTCGTCTCGAACCCGAAAAGCCGCCGGACGTTCCTCGTGCGGGCGCAAGTGGTGGAAGAGATGCGGCGCTTTTTGCGGGAGCGCGACTTCGTCGAGGTCGAAACTCCCGTGATGCAGCCGCTCCCGGGCGGCGCGGCAGCCAGGCCTTTCGTCACCCACCACAACGCCCTGGACATGGATCTCTACCTGCGGATCGCGCCGGAACTCTACCTCAAGCGGCTCCTGGTCGGGGGCTTCGAGAGGGTGTTCGAGCTCGGTCGGGTCTTCCGGAACGAGGGCCTTTCGACGCAGCACAACCCGGAATTCTCCATGCTGGAGTTCTACGCCGCGTACGCGACGTACGAGGACTTCATGACCCTCACCGAGGAGCTTTTCGTTTCGCTCGCCGACCGGGTTCTCGGAACGCGGCGCTTCGCGTACGGGGGGACGGAGCTCGACTTCGAGCCCCCGTGGCGCCGGCTCTCTTTGCCGGAGTACGTGGCGTCTCGGCTCGAGTTGCCGGCCGAGGCCGTCCTCTCGCTCGACCTCCCGGCCATCGAGGCGGCCGCGGCGCGCCGGGGGATCCGCGTGGAGTCCGACTACCGCACGCGGTACGGCGAGGCGGCGGCCGGCTACCTCGTGGCCGAACTCTTCGAGACGCTCGCGGAACCGGAACTCTCACAGCCGACCTTCGTCTACCTCTATCCCGTGGCCGTGTCTCCCCTGGCGCGGCGGAACGCACGCTACCCGGAGTTCGTGGACCGCTTCGAGCTCTACGTCGCGGGGCGGGAGATCGCCAACGCGTTCTCCGAGCTCAACGACCCCGAGGACCAGAGAAGACGCTTCGAAGAGCAGTTGCGCGTTCGGGCAGCGGGCGACGAGGAGGCGCACCGGATGGACGAGGACTTCCTGCGGGCCCTCGAGTACGGGATGCCGCCCGCCGCCGGCGAGGGGATCGGAGTGGACCGGGTCGTCATGCTGTTCACCGACTCGCCGTCGATTCGGGACGTGATCCTTTTCCCGCAACTGCGCCCCGAGTCCCGCTGA